In Lactiplantibacillus pentosus, the sequence GACACCAGCGTCAACTGGGACGTCCGCCCCCGTCATGATACGGACGGCTTCATCTTGGCCCAGTGGTTGATGGAAGGTGGCGCCAGCTGGGACGTTGCCGACGACTTTAAATTCATGTGGATAATCGTGGTCGTCCGCGTGGCGAATCGCGAAGCCGTCAACACCGGACCGCCGGAAATGCGGATAGGCGAAGGGGGCGGTCACCGTTTCAGCCAAGACGCGGTGATTGGCTTCTGCGACAGGAATCGTTTCAGTGACGGTTGGCAGTGTAACGTTGTTGATTTTAGCTTGTGCTTCGGTAATTGAGATCGGATATCTTCTAGTTAACATAGCGATTACTCCTTGTTTCGTTATTTGTGACGTTCATATAGTAGGTGTTCAAATTCAGGTAAGATCAATTGATCCAGGGCCGTGCGACAGGCATTAGTAGACCCTGGTAGGCAGTAGCAGAGCTGGTTGCGCACGTTGAAACCAGCTTCGGCCTTAGAAGCTAGCGCCCGGGTGCCGATTTCTTCAAACGACAGCTCGCGGAAGGCTTCACCAAAGCCTGGAATCATAGTAGGCAGTAACGGTGTCAGTGCGGCAATCGTCACATCGCGTTGCGCAATGCCAGTACCGCCATTCGTGACGATCAGGTCGGGTCCGAGTTGTTCAAAGGCCAGGAATTGCTGCTGAATGTCTACGATGTCATCAATGACGACGTGACGTGCCATGACAGTGACCCCATGGCTTTCAAGCTGTGAGGCAATCAATTTTCCAGACTTATCCGTTCGCAAGTCGCGGGTATCGCTGACGGTCAAAATACAAGCACGAGTCATGAAACGCTCACCTCCAGAAATGGGTTTAATTGGGTTTGTAACCGGTTGAATAATTGGGTTGCGGCTGTGATATCAGGCAGACCATAGAGCAGTACCTTACCGTTTCTGAAAATACTGACAGTTTTGTCTTCGGCGGTAAAGCTGACAAAACTGGCGTGGGCGTTGACCGTTAACTGACGGTCGACGAGCCAGTCACTGATTGCTGCGAGCCGGGGCCGACTATTCAAGCGGCCCTGATAGGT encodes:
- a CDS encoding MogA/MoaB family molybdenum cofactor biosynthesis protein encodes the protein MTRACILTVSDTRDLRTDKSGKLIASQLESHGVTVMARHVVIDDIVDIQQQFLAFEQLGPDLIVTNGGTGIAQRDVTIAALTPLLPTMIPGFGEAFRELSFEEIGTRALASKAEAGFNVRNQLCYCLPGSTNACRTALDQLILPEFEHLLYERHK